From one Candidatus Latescibacter sp. genomic stretch:
- a CDS encoding IS1595 family transposase — EFCYRFNRRFNELLITDRLLTACLNTSTITYAELTR, encoded by the coding sequence GAATTTTGTTATCGCTTTAACCGGCGATTCAATGAATTACTGATTACTGACAGACTCTTAACTGCTTGTCTGAATACCTCCACTATTACCTATGCGGAGTTAACTCGATAA